GCATCATTCATCGCACGAAGACCACGCCATGGCAAACCTTGGCGGAAATACCGGACTTTGGGACTATATTTTTGGAACTTATTGCGACTTACCTGAAAACGAACCCAACTTTGGACTAACCCATCAGCCTGCATTGGAGTTGTCTGCAACGGCAATAGTTTTTGGAGGTTTGCAACAAATATATTACGAGTTGACACACAACAAAGATTTCTTAACACGGCTCAAAATTATTTTCGGTGGCATCTATTACAAACCACCTTTTACCAAAGACTTTTTAATTATTGCTGATGGCAGACAACATGTGGTTTTACATAAGATACTACAATAGTTTGTGTGATACATTTACTTTGTCGCAGTTCACAGTCAGACAAGGAGAGTATCAGTTCAACCTGTACGGTAACTCTTCCTGTGGACGAGTAATGGCACATGCCGCTAACAACAATTTGGCAAAAGTGGCGGTTTCGTTCTCCGCAGACACTTTTATGGTTACAGAAAGTTCAGTTCTCCGCATCAACATTTGTGGTAAAAATCGCCACCTTCGCCAAACTGCAAAACCGTTATCGGCTATTATTAGTTTGAGTACAATAAATTAGTTCCGAAAACAAAATTAAATAAGAAAATTATGAATATACAATGTTTTCAGCACGTACATTACGAAGATTTAGGTTGTATTGCAAGTTGGATTGAATTGAATGGTCATATTTTAAATTATACACGATTCTTTGAAAATCATAAAATTCCCAATATTGATGATATAGATTTGTTAATTATAATGGGAGGGCCGATGAGTGTTAATGATGAGGGAAAATTCACCTGGCTTAAGACTGAGAAAAATGCAATTAAAGAAGCAATTGTAAAAAATAAAATAGTCATCGGAATCTGTTTAGGATCTCAGCTTGTTGCAAATGTATTAGGTGAAGAAGTATACAGAAATTCAGAGAAGGAGATAGGATGGCATGATATAAATTTAATTGAACAAAATGAATCTGAAAATATAATAAATAATAATACTAAAAGATTAAAGGTATTTCATTGGCATGGTGAAACGTATAAATTGCCCAATAATTCAATGCGTTTAGCTTATTCAGAATGTTGCGAAAATCAAGCATTTTTATACAATAAAAAGGTTTTGGGACTTCAATTCCATTTAGAAGTAACTAAAAATAGTGTTGCTGCAATGTTAAAGAATGGTAGAAATGAATTGAATAATGGAAAGTATATCCAGTCAGAAAGCGAAATTCTAAATCAAACAGAATTTATAGAATCAAATAATAAAATTATGTTTCAAATTTTAAACAGACTTATAAAAAACAACAGCTGGTAACAAACCCTAGCAAAAATGCGGGATGTAGAAGGTTTGCAACGTCTCATCCTACATCGGGGCTTGTCACGGGGGATACAGACGAAGCTCCACAATCCCGCACCCTCGTAGTCGTTGTATGTAGCCAACAAAGGCGAGAGATTTCTATCTTTTATTTATATTTATAAACAGATGAGGAAGATTTTTCACAATCTGACTTTACCTGCAGTAATTAATCAACATCAATATATAGTATGAATATCATCAAAATGATTAAAAAAATAGGCGTAGGACTTTTTGTTCTAATTGTAATAGTATTAATTTCTGGATTTATTTTTGAGAGAGTATCTCGCACAGAAGCAGAAAAAATTTCACCATATGGGGATTTTGTTCAACTTGAAAATCATCGTTTACATTATTTACAAAAGGAACAGGTGGACAAACTGTAGTTTTTGAAACAGCCTTTGATCCGGCTGGGCATTTACAATGGTTAAATATACAAAAAAACCTACCTAAAACATTTACAACTATTTCCTATGACAGAGCGGGTGTATTATGGAGCGAAAGAGGAATAAATCCTAAATCAGGTGAGAAAATTGCTGAAGAATTGTACGAATTATTGAAAAAAGCAAAAGCACCGAAGCCATACATTTTAGTTGGACACTCTTTAGGAGGTATCTTAACTCGTTTTTTTGTTAAAAAATATTCACCAGATGTCGCAGGAATAATACTTGTAGACAGTCAGTTTCCCAATGATCAAGATTTTTTATCTCCAAAATTGTATGAAATGGTAAATCAGGGATTACCAAGCAGATTTTTAAAATTTGGAAACGAGTTTGGATTTGTAAGAGTAATGTTTGACAATATGTTCCCAAATACAGAACAATACAAGTATCAGAATTCAATCATGCCAACTTTGTTGTATAAAAGTGCTTATGGTGTACTTGAAGAACAAGATGAAATGAAGAATATTAAGAACGAAGCAAGCAAAATAAATTCATTTGATTCTATACCGTTGGTTGTAATTACAGCTGCTGATAAAAATCGGTTTAACAATTTTATTTCAGACGAAAAATTGAAATCAGAGATGCTAAATGCTTGGGATAAAATGCAAAAGAATTTATTAAATTTATCCTCAGAGAGTAAACAGATTTTAGCGACAAATAGTGGACATTACATCAATCAAGACCAACCGGAAATTATTGAAAATGAAATAATTGAAATGTTAAAAAAATTACAAAATACCGTTCGCCGTCGTTAGTTTGTAACCAACGAACTGCCAACCTAAAAAAACAACAGTAAGCAAAATTATGTCAAGATTTATCTTTATAATAAAGGTGACTTGTAAGCCACCCTGTTTATAGTGCCACTCAATAGTAGACATTTTTCTACCGTTACTATCTTTTAGCTCCGCAAAAATCTCCATCCGCTTATTCTCCTTTATCGAGTCCTTTTTCAAAGTCCTCTGACAAATTTTCAAAACTGCCGACCTCGAGGGTCGGGAAACAGCCAACTAATACAGTTCTTGAAAACATTTGCAGCAGATAACTTCGCTGTACTGGCTATGACGGGATGAAAGGCAGCTACTTCGTTCGATTTGACGGGAACACAACAGGCGGCTGCATAGGCTTTATCCTCTCTCCATTTAGCTATCGGAGGGAATACGGTAAATGCCTAATATTTGGAAATTTGTACAATTGCATCTATTTTAGAGTTAGCGGCAAACCTATGTCAATAACATACAACGAAATATTCAAGCAACTTTTGAAAGAATACCATCTGCCGGGCGACCTTTCGTTTTCAATTGACCTGCCTGCAGAAGTTCATAAGATACTTACCGACAAAATAATAATGACAGGACTGGGAATCACTTTAGAATCATTTGGAGGGCTTTACAAAGCAACGCAGGACTGGGAAAATCAATCCATTATTGAAGACAACGAAAATCATTTTCACGTAGACTGGCTTATAGCACCTGCAGACAGCAAAAATGCTTTTATGCTTGGTGTCAAGACGCTGATCTTGCTTGCTGAAAAATTTCAAAAAGAAAGAGTTAATGGTATTCGCTTCTGGTATGCATTTCAGACACCGGAACTTGGCAAACTTTGGGCAAAACACAATAATCTGGATGAAGAAGATAAGGAACACCTTATAAGCGACAGATTAAGTTTTTATAAATTGCGGGAAGGAGAAAATAAGATAGCAGCTAACGAAGATGGCCATAAATTCTGGGCAATATTGACAATAGATATATAAAAACAGTCCTCAAACTGCAAATACATTACACCCTGGTCTTAGCGCATCACTGATTGTCCTTGCCGCACATTTTGTTTGTTTTTTATCTGGCGAGTGTTCCGCAGGATTACTTCAGTCCACCTCGAGGGTTGAAACTACAACCCCATCCTATCGGCAAGAAGGTAACAACCTTTGAATACTCCGCACTTACGCAATTCTGGCTCATTCCATTGATTTTTCGCAAATAAAATGTACCTCTCTTCATTCAGTGTGACCTCGAGGGTGGTAAGACGAAAACGACAGACAGGCGTTGCGGTCGCTACGCCGGCAGCCATTGCTGTAAAAACCGGATTTGGTTGCCGCCCATAATCTGTGCTACCTCTTCTTCTTCAAACCCTTCCTTCAGCAAGGCATCCGTGAGCAAAACCAGCGAACTGATATCGAACTGGGTGGCCACAGCTCCGTCAAAATCCGAACCGAGTGCTATATGCTCCACACCTGCCCGGTTCACGGCATAGCGGATGGTTTTCGCAATACCCGCCGGTGAGATGTCGCACACCGCTTCGCTCCAGTAACCGATGCCGATGAGCCCGCCTTTTTCCGCCACGGCTTTCAAGTGTGCATCGCTGAGGTTACGCAGACTGTCCTTCGTGCCTCGTAACCCTGTATGCGACACCACGACCGGTTTATGGGAATACGCCAGCACATCCTCAATCAGCTGTTCGGACGCATGCGCCAGGTCAACGGTGATATACAGTTCCTCCATCTTTCGCACTGCTGCCTTTCCAAAATCGGTCAGTCCCCCCTTTTGCATGCCGGTGGAAGAACCGCCCGCATCGTTGTCAAAGAAGTGCACAAGCCCCATCATCCGGTATCCGGCCTGGTGCAGCACCTCCAGATTTTCCAGCCTGCCTTCCAGCGCGTGCAGCCCCTCCACCGCCAGCATGCCTGCCGCCATTTTCAGCGAATGGATCCGCTTCTCCAGAAATGCGTTCAGTTCTTTCTGATTTTTAATGACACTGAACCGTCCTGCCGAATTCGCGGCGGCTTTATGAACCAGCTCTGCATTGTGCAGCGCCCTTTCTTTTAAACTGAACCAGCTGCGCGGCGGCCTTCGGTTCGCAATGGTAAGCAGGGTTATATTATCCGTGCGGTCATCGTTCCGGTCATAATTGAGCCCTCTGGGTGTTTGCGTGACGGCATCAAAAATCTGGAGTGCTGCATTTCCTTCCAGCATACGGGGCAGGTCGATATGTCCGCGTTGATTGCGCTCCAAAAAATTGCGGTCCCACAGGAAACTGTCGGCATGCATATCGGCAATGAGCAGTTTCGCATGCAGTGATTTTGCCTTTTCGGAAACCTCGCCGGTGCCGGGATAATCGCATCTATTGATGTTGCCGTCCACCAGTTTTCCCAAAAAGAAAAAGAAGAAAATGGCT
The genomic region above belongs to Sphingobacteriales bacterium and contains:
- a CDS encoding amidotransferase; amino-acid sequence: MNIQCFQHVHYEDLGCIASWIELNGHILNYTRFFENHKIPNIDDIDLLIIMGGPMSVNDEGKFTWLKTEKNAIKEAIVKNKIVIGICLGSQLVANVLGEEVYRNSEKEIGWHDINLIEQNESENIINNNTKRLKVFHWHGETYKLPNNSMRLAYSECCENQAFLYNKKVLGLQFHLEVTKNSVAAMLKNGRNELNNGKYIQSESEILNQTEFIESNNKIMFQILNRLIKNNSW
- a CDS encoding alpha/beta fold hydrolase translates to MQKNLPKTFTTISYDRAGVLWSERGINPKSGEKIAEELYELLKKAKAPKPYILVGHSLGGILTRFFVKKYSPDVAGIILVDSQFPNDQDFLSPKLYEMVNQGLPSRFLKFGNEFGFVRVMFDNMFPNTEQYKYQNSIMPTLLYKSAYGVLEEQDEMKNIKNEASKINSFDSIPLVVITAADKNRFNNFISDEKLKSEMLNAWDKMQKNLLNLSSESKQILATNSGHYINQDQPEIIENEIIEMLKKLQNTVRRR
- a CDS encoding dipeptidase, whose protein sequence is MTVLIVLLLASAIFFFFFLGKLVDGNINRCDYPGTGEVSEKAKSLHAKLLIADMHADSFLWDRNFLERNQRGHIDLPRMLEGNAALQIFDAVTQTPRGLNYDRNDDRTDNITLLTIANRRPPRSWFSLKERALHNAELVHKAAANSAGRFSVIKNQKELNAFLEKRIHSLKMAAGMLAVEGLHALEGRLENLEVLHQAGYRMMGLVHFFDNDAGGSSTGMQKGGLTDFGKAAVRKMEELYITVDLAHASEQLIEDVLAYSHKPVVVSHTGLRGTKDSLRNLSDAHLKAVAEKGGLIGIGYWSEAVCDISPAGIAKTIRYAVNRAGVEHIALGSDFDGAVATQFDISSLVLLTDALLKEGFEEEEVAQIMGGNQIRFLQQWLPA